A region from the Microcella frigidaquae genome encodes:
- a CDS encoding ion transporter: MTAPAPADDRGSASSSASPSASTTASPSASTTASTTVSPGVFTQTSVQLAPYRIQWLARIMYGNVFEFFVIGVIIVNAAALAVLTYSDVDPQVAAVAHAIDRAALVFYTVEVVLRLISYGAKPWMFFRNPWNVFDFLIVVLIPFLDGGTVMFRLVRLLRILRIFRFLPEARILMLSMIKSVAPLASLAVLILFLMFIYAMAGVYLFGQQAPDRWGDIGTAMITLTVMLTLENFPDSFLGGLAITPWALLYFLSYMFFIVFTVLNILIGIVITAMDQAREEVTADRAKEGLPTATGTIRLPSPADRAADADARAARAELDALAAELDEVAGAGTASPDHIQRIRDEIERLKSGAR; encoded by the coding sequence ATGACCGCTCCCGCCCCCGCCGACGATCGCGGCTCCGCCTCCTCGAGCGCCTCTCCGAGCGCCTCGACGACCGCCTCTCCGAGCGCCTCGACGACCGCCTCGACGACCGTCTCCCCGGGCGTCTTCACGCAGACCTCCGTACAGCTCGCCCCGTACCGCATCCAGTGGCTCGCCCGCATCATGTACGGCAACGTCTTCGAGTTCTTCGTCATCGGCGTGATCATCGTCAATGCGGCGGCGCTCGCTGTGCTGACCTACTCCGACGTCGACCCGCAGGTCGCTGCCGTGGCCCACGCGATCGACCGCGCCGCGCTTGTCTTCTACACGGTCGAGGTGGTCCTGCGGCTCATCTCCTACGGCGCCAAGCCGTGGATGTTCTTCCGCAACCCGTGGAACGTCTTCGACTTCCTCATCGTCGTGCTCATCCCGTTCCTCGACGGCGGCACGGTCATGTTCCGGCTCGTGCGCCTGCTGCGCATCCTGCGCATCTTCCGCTTCCTGCCGGAGGCGCGCATCCTCATGCTGTCGATGATCAAGTCGGTCGCGCCGCTCGCGAGTCTGGCGGTGCTCATCCTCTTCCTGATGTTCATCTACGCCATGGCCGGCGTGTACCTGTTCGGGCAGCAGGCGCCCGACCGCTGGGGCGACATCGGCACCGCGATGATCACGCTCACGGTCATGCTGACCCTCGAGAACTTCCCCGACTCCTTCCTCGGCGGCCTCGCGATCACCCCGTGGGCGCTGCTGTACTTCCTGAGCTACATGTTCTTCATCGTGTTCACGGTGCTGAACATCCTCATCGGCATCGTCATCACCGCCATGGATCAGGCGCGCGAGGAGGTCACCGCCGATCGCGCGAAGGAGGGCCTGCCGACCGCGACGGGCACGATCCGGCTGCCGTCGCCCGCCGATCGCGCCGCCGACGCGGATGCTCGCGCGGCCCGCGCCGAGCTCGACGCCCTGGCGGCCGAGCTCGATGAGGTCGCCGGCGCCGGTACGGCATCCCCCGACCACATCCAGCGCATCCGCGACGAGATCGAGCGCCTGAAGAGCGGCGCGCGCTGA
- a CDS encoding efflux RND transporter permease subunit yields the protein MHLLSVFSLRNRALIALVTIVVGLFGGIALTTLKQELIPSVAFPQVIVITQYPGAAPEIVEQDVSTPIETAVQGIPGLDGSNATSSTGFSIVSASFAFGTDLVRTEQRVQLAINRLDLPNDVEPRVLTGSIDDFPILQVAVTSNLTPGELEAALESQAVTELTDLDGVREVSIQGAVGERVTITPDKEELFARGLSTADITDALDAYGVLLPAGVITEDGFELPVISGVRITTADELAALPLLTADVAGTSISDVATVEVENDPVTGYSRVNGEPALTLAITKTPAGNTVEVSRAVQAALPAIADAIGSGTEFTVVFDQAPFIEKSIEALATEGLLGLAFAVIVILIFLLSVRSTIITAISIPTSVLLTFIGMQVAGYTLNILTLGAITIAVGRVVDDSIVVVENIKRHLARGEEKTQAILIGVKEVAGAITAATATTIAVFLPVALVGDITGELFRPFALTTAIALAASLFVSLTIVPVLSYWFLRAPKPKNADAVASVGADEQARPLSLEEESARPTLLQRGYLPVIRWTLKRPVATLLLAVLVLVGTGALSTGLQTNFIGNSGQNTLTVAQTLPNGSSLEELDAAATVVEEELLAIDGITTVQASIGSGTGTLAAIFGGSDITFSLTTDESFDQDELQATVRVALADLTDVGELSVQTQQGPAFGGSDIEIDLTATSRDDLESATADLLEAVRDLDVTAEATSNLADTQPYLAIQVDRERAAELGLSEIAVGGIVTAAMFPASVGSVVIDDRTLSIFLRDTDAPTTVEELREFSIPTALGPQPLEELATIEQVDGPASITTVRGVRSATITVTPSVQNIGAATVAVQEAVDSAELPDGVQASLGGVASQQSEAFSQLGLALLAAILIVYVIMVATFRSLRQPLLLLISVPFAATGAIGLQLIADIPLGVPSLIGVLMLVGIVVTNAIMLIDLVNQYRERGLSAYQALIEGGSRRLRPILMTAAATIFALTPLAIGITGSGGFISQPLAIVVIGGLISSTLLTLVVLPALYYVVEGAKERKAERLERTAARRAAKAARAAQ from the coding sequence GTGCACCTGCTTTCGGTGTTCAGCCTGCGCAACCGAGCGCTCATCGCCCTGGTCACGATCGTCGTGGGCCTGTTCGGCGGCATCGCCCTCACGACCCTGAAGCAGGAGCTGATCCCCTCCGTCGCCTTCCCGCAGGTGATCGTCATCACCCAGTACCCGGGTGCGGCGCCGGAGATCGTCGAGCAGGACGTCTCGACGCCGATCGAGACCGCCGTGCAGGGCATCCCGGGCCTCGATGGCTCGAACGCGACCTCGAGCACTGGCTTCTCGATCGTGTCGGCGAGCTTCGCCTTCGGCACCGACCTGGTGCGCACCGAGCAGCGCGTGCAGCTCGCCATCAACCGCCTCGACCTGCCGAACGACGTCGAGCCGCGCGTGCTCACCGGCTCCATCGACGACTTCCCGATCCTGCAGGTCGCGGTCACGAGCAACCTCACCCCCGGCGAGCTGGAGGCGGCGCTCGAGTCGCAGGCCGTCACCGAGCTGACCGACCTCGACGGCGTGCGCGAAGTCTCGATCCAGGGCGCCGTCGGCGAGCGCGTGACGATCACCCCCGACAAGGAGGAGCTGTTCGCGCGCGGGCTGTCGACCGCCGACATCACCGACGCCCTCGACGCCTACGGCGTGCTGCTGCCCGCGGGCGTGATCACCGAGGACGGCTTCGAGCTGCCCGTCATCTCGGGGGTGCGCATCACGACCGCCGACGAGCTCGCGGCCCTGCCGCTGCTCACCGCCGACGTCGCCGGCACGTCGATCTCCGACGTCGCCACGGTCGAGGTCGAGAACGACCCGGTCACCGGCTACTCGCGCGTCAACGGCGAGCCCGCCCTCACGCTCGCCATCACGAAGACGCCCGCCGGCAACACGGTCGAGGTCTCCCGTGCCGTGCAGGCGGCCCTGCCCGCGATCGCCGACGCGATCGGTTCGGGCACCGAGTTCACCGTCGTCTTCGACCAGGCCCCGTTCATCGAGAAGTCGATCGAGGCGCTGGCGACCGAGGGTCTGCTCGGTCTCGCCTTCGCCGTCATCGTCATCCTGATCTTCCTGCTCTCGGTGCGGTCGACGATCATCACGGCGATCTCGATCCCGACCTCGGTGCTGCTGACGTTCATCGGCATGCAGGTCGCCGGCTACACCCTGAACATCCTCACGCTCGGCGCGATCACGATCGCGGTCGGCCGCGTCGTCGACGACTCGATCGTCGTCGTCGAGAACATCAAGCGGCACCTCGCCCGCGGCGAGGAGAAGACGCAGGCGATCCTCATCGGCGTCAAGGAGGTCGCCGGCGCCATCACCGCCGCCACCGCCACCACGATCGCGGTCTTCCTGCCCGTCGCCCTCGTCGGCGACATCACCGGTGAGCTGTTCCGGCCCTTCGCCCTCACCACCGCGATCGCGCTCGCGGCATCGCTGTTCGTCTCGCTGACGATCGTGCCCGTGCTCTCGTATTGGTTCCTCCGCGCGCCGAAGCCGAAGAACGCCGATGCGGTCGCGAGCGTCGGGGCCGACGAGCAGGCTCGCCCGCTCAGCCTCGAGGAGGAGTCGGCGCGGCCCACGCTGCTCCAGCGCGGCTATCTGCCCGTCATCCGCTGGACCCTCAAGCGGCCCGTCGCGACGCTGCTGCTGGCGGTGCTCGTGCTCGTCGGCACGGGTGCGCTGTCGACCGGCCTGCAGACCAACTTCATCGGCAACTCCGGCCAGAACACGCTCACCGTCGCACAGACCCTGCCCAACGGCTCGAGCCTGGAGGAGCTCGACGCGGCCGCCACCGTCGTCGAGGAGGAGCTGCTCGCGATCGACGGCATCACGACCGTGCAGGCCTCGATCGGCTCCGGTACCGGAACGCTCGCCGCGATCTTCGGTGGCAGCGACATCACCTTCTCGCTGACGACCGACGAGTCGTTCGACCAGGACGAGCTGCAGGCCACCGTGCGCGTGGCGCTCGCCGACCTCACCGACGTGGGCGAGCTGAGCGTGCAGACCCAGCAGGGCCCCGCCTTCGGCGGCAGCGACATCGAGATCGACCTCACGGCGACCAGCCGTGACGACCTCGAGTCGGCCACCGCCGACCTGCTCGAGGCCGTGCGCGACCTCGACGTCACCGCCGAGGCCACGAGCAACCTCGCTGACACGCAGCCCTACCTCGCCATCCAGGTCGACCGCGAGCGCGCTGCCGAACTCGGCCTCAGCGAGATCGCCGTCGGCGGCATCGTCACCGCGGCGATGTTCCCGGCCTCGGTGGGCAGCGTCGTCATCGACGACCGCACCCTGTCGATCTTCCTCCGCGACACGGATGCTCCGACCACGGTCGAGGAGCTGCGCGAGTTCAGCATCCCGACCGCCCTGGGGCCGCAGCCGCTCGAGGAGCTCGCCACCATCGAGCAGGTCGATGGCCCGGCCAGCATCACGACGGTGCGCGGCGTGCGCAGCGCCACGATCACGGTCACCCCGTCGGTGCAGAACATCGGCGCGGCCACCGTCGCGGTGCAGGAGGCCGTCGACAGCGCCGAGCTGCCCGACGGCGTGCAGGCCAGCCTCGGCGGTGTCGCCTCGCAGCAGTCGGAGGCCTTCAGCCAGCTGGGCCTGGCCCTGCTCGCGGCGATCCTCATCGTCTACGTGATCATGGTCGCGACCTTCCGCAGCCTGCGGCAGCCGCTGCTGCTGCTGATCTCGGTGCCGTTCGCGGCGACGGGTGCGATCGGTCTGCAGCTCATCGCCGATATCCCGCTGGGTGTTCCCTCGCTCATCGGCGTGCTCATGCTGGTCGGCATCGTGGTGACCAACGCGATCATGCTCATCGACCTCGTGAACCAGTACCGCGAGCGCGGGCTGAGCGCCTACCAGGCGCTCATCGAGGGCGGCTCGCGCCGTCTGCGGCCGATCCTCATGACCGCCGCGGCGACGATCTTCGCGCTCACCCCGCTGGCGATCGGCATCACCGGCAGCGGCGGGTTCATCTCGCAACCGCTCGCCATCGTCGTCATCGGCGGCCTCATCTCGTCGACCCTGCTGACGCTCGTGGTGCTGCCCGCGCTGTACTACGTCGTCGAGGGCGCCAAGGAGCGCAAGGCCGAGCGCCTCGAGCGCACCGCCGCCCGGCGCGCGGCGAAGGCGGCACGCGCCGCGCAGTAG